A stretch of Ranitomeya variabilis isolate aRanVar5 chromosome 3, aRanVar5.hap1, whole genome shotgun sequence DNA encodes these proteins:
- the PDIK1L gene encoding serine/threonine-protein kinase PDIK1L, producing the protein MQTAIWRSGMILKIHDDNVYDLKAYSSESMKKVNLKMVTSQPKYDLIKEVGRGSYGVVYEALVRRTCQRVAVKKIRCRAPENVELALREFWALSSIQGQHPNVIHLEECVLQRDGTVQRMLHGSSSGLYLPLVETSLKGEIAFDPRSTYCLWFVMDFCDGGDMNEYILTRRPSRRTNTSFMLQLSSALAFLHKNQIIHRDLKPDNILVCKARDGIDEPTLKVADFGLSKVCSSSGLNPEEPASVNKSFLSTACGTDFYMAPEVWEGHYTAKADIFALGIILWAMLERITILDTHTKKRLLGGYVQRGAQVVPVGEALLENPKMELTIPLKKKSMNRHMKQLLEQMLSANPQERPDAFQLELRLIQIAFRDYTWET; encoded by the exons ATGCAAACTGCAATTTGGCGCAGTGGTATGATACTGAAAATTCATGATGACAATGTCTACGATCTGAAAGCTTATTCAAGTGAAAGCATGAAGAAAG tGAACCTGAAGATGGTCACCAGTCAGCCCAAATATGACCTTATAAAGGAAGTTGGTCGAGGCAGCTATGGCGTGGTATATGAAGCATTAGTTCGCAGAACTTGTCAACGTGTAGCCGTTAAAAAAATTCGCTGTCGGGCACCAGAAAATGTTGAATTAGCATTGCGTGAATTTTGGGCATTGAGCAGCATCCAGGGTCAGCACCCTAATGTAATTCACCTGGAGGAGTGTGTCCTACAGAGAGATGGCACAGTGCAACGCATGCTACATGGATCCAGCTCTGGGCTTTATCTTCCG tTGGTAGAAACTTCTTTGAAAGGTGAAATTGCATTTGACCCACGCAGCACTTACTGCCTTTGGTTTGTAATGGACTTCTGTGATGGAGGGGATATGAATGAATACATCTTAACTCGAAGGCCAAGTCGTCGAACAAACACCAGCTTCATGCTTCAACTAAGTAGTGCACTTGCATTCCTACACAAGAATCAGATCATACATCGCGATCTAAAACCTGACAACATTCTTGTCTGCAAAGCCCGGGATGGTATTGACGAGCCTACTTTGAAAGTAGCTGATTTTGGATTAAGCAAAGTATGCTCCAGTTCAGGGCTGAATCCAGAGGAACCAGCAAGTGTCAACAAGAGCTTTTTATCCACAGCTTGTGGTACTGATTTCTACATGGCTCCTGAGGTATGGGAGGGTCATTATACCGCAAAAGCAGACATTTTTGCACTTGGAATTATTCTTTGGGCCATGCTAGAGCGTATAACTATTTTGGATACTCACACCAAAAAAAGGCTTCTTGGTGGATATGTGCAGAGGGGTGCTCAAGTTGTTCCTGTTGGGGAGGCATTGCTGGAAAACCCTAAAATGGAACTCACTATTCCCTTGAAGAAAAAGTCAATGAATCGACATATGAAACAGCTGCTTGAGCAGATGCTATCCGCTAACCCTCAGGAGCGCCCAGATGCCTTTCAGCTTGAACTTCGCCTCATTCAGATTGCTTTCAGAGACTATACATGGGAAACGTGA